In Porphyrobacter sp. LM 6, one DNA window encodes the following:
- the pabB gene encoding aminodeoxychorismate synthase component I, whose amino-acid sequence MGQPVPFVLLDDARAGEAAADALLYEAPEQLFIATRPDEVSAVLEAADAARQASGRSLAGYIAYEAGLALEPKLAGIAAARSGAAGPLVWLGLFDAPQRIAAADVPSWLAARAQGPGTLGPMEPQLSPGGYEAAFATLREAISAGDIYQANLTYGLAGSFRGDPVGLYAALRPAASAGYGGLIFDGAHWLLSFSPELFVALNGTEAKVKPMKGTRPRSADPAADAALAEDLATSVKDRAENLMIVDLMRNDLSRVAEAGSVRVDAPFAVESYPTVHQMVSTVRARLSPGKGAMDLVRALFPCGSITGAPKIRAMELLGDVERDARGVYCGAIGRIDGDGNAAFNVAIRTLRLTPIENGQGRAVLGIGSAIVADSDPLAERRECEIKAGFVRRAAPELSAPTPDLIETMRFEPDSGIALLELHLARMKASAATLGFAFDRHAARNQIQALCFELDAPAKVRLLVARSGASALEAGPLPAPLAEPVKVAALPHPLDPSDWRLMHKTSDRGFYDGAREAARMFGADEAVLVRADGLVTEGSWTSIFAEGPDGILLTPPTDLGLLPGVLREHLIADGRAREARLTLDDLANGFWIGNAVRGLMRAVLV is encoded by the coding sequence ATGGGTCAGCCTGTGCCTTTTGTCCTGCTCGATGATGCCCGCGCCGGAGAGGCCGCGGCCGATGCGCTGCTGTACGAAGCGCCAGAGCAGCTGTTCATTGCCACCCGGCCCGACGAGGTTTCGGCGGTGCTCGAAGCCGCCGATGCTGCGCGGCAGGCAAGCGGAAGGTCGCTTGCCGGCTATATTGCTTACGAGGCAGGATTGGCGCTCGAGCCGAAGCTAGCGGGGATTGCCGCCGCACGATCGGGCGCGGCTGGGCCGTTGGTGTGGCTCGGCCTGTTCGATGCGCCGCAGCGGATCGCCGCCGCCGATGTGCCCAGCTGGCTCGCCGCCCGCGCGCAAGGCCCCGGCACGCTCGGCCCGATGGAACCCCAGCTTTCGCCCGGTGGCTATGAAGCGGCCTTCGCCACCCTGCGCGAGGCGATCAGCGCGGGCGACATCTATCAGGCGAACCTCACCTATGGCCTCGCCGGATCGTTCCGCGGCGATCCAGTGGGGCTCTACGCCGCGCTGCGTCCGGCGGCATCGGCTGGCTATGGCGGGTTGATCTTTGACGGGGCGCACTGGCTGCTGAGCTTCTCGCCCGAGCTGTTCGTGGCCCTCAATGGCACCGAGGCCAAGGTCAAGCCGATGAAGGGCACACGTCCGCGTTCGGCCGATCCGGCAGCGGATGCGGCGCTGGCCGAAGACCTTGCCACCTCGGTCAAGGACCGCGCCGAAAACCTGATGATCGTCGATCTGATGCGCAACGACCTCTCGCGCGTCGCCGAGGCGGGGAGCGTGCGCGTGGATGCGCCCTTCGCGGTCGAAAGCTACCCGACAGTGCACCAGATGGTCTCGACCGTGCGCGCGCGGCTCAGCCCCGGCAAGGGCGCGATGGATCTGGTGCGCGCGCTGTTCCCGTGCGGTTCGATCACCGGCGCGCCCAAGATCCGGGCGATGGAACTGCTCGGCGACGTCGAGCGCGATGCGCGCGGGGTCTATTGCGGGGCAATCGGGCGGATCGACGGGGACGGCAACGCCGCCTTCAACGTCGCGATCCGCACCTTGCGGCTGACCCCGATCGAGAACGGGCAGGGCCGCGCGGTGCTCGGCATCGGCTCGGCCATCGTAGCCGACAGCGATCCGCTGGCAGAACGGCGCGAATGCGAGATCAAGGCGGGCTTCGTGCGCCGCGCCGCGCCCGAGCTTTCCGCACCCACGCCCGACCTGATCGAAACCATGCGCTTCGAGCCGGACAGCGGGATCGCGCTGCTCGAACTCCATCTGGCACGGATGAAGGCCAGCGCCGCGACGCTCGGCTTTGCGTTCGATCGCCATGCGGCACGTAACCAGATTCAGGCGCTGTGCTTCGAGCTTGATGCGCCGGCCAAGGTGCGGTTGCTGGTCGCCCGCAGCGGAGCCAGCGCACTCGAGGCTGGGCCACTGCCCGCGCCGCTGGCCGAACCGGTCAAGGTGGCGGCGCTGCCGCATCCGCTCGATCCGTCCGACTGGCGGCTGATGCACAAGACTTCCGACCGCGGCTTTTATGACGGTGCGCGCGAGGCCGCCCGGATGTTCGGCGCGGACGAGGCCGTGCTCGTGCGCGCCGACGGGCTGGTGACCGAGGGCAGCTGGACGAGCATCTTCGCCGAGGGGCCGGACGGCATCCTGCTGACCCCGCCCACCGATCTCGGCCTGCTGCCGGGCGTGCTGCGCGAACACCTGATCGCCGATGGTCGCGCGCGCGAGGCGCGGCTGACGCTGGACGATCTGGCAAACGGATTCTGGATCGGCAACGCGGTGCGCGGGCTGATGCGGGCAGTGCTGGTTTAG
- a CDS encoding helicase HerA-like domain-containing protein: MADGAGDIFLGLGNDGSRQALNLGRANRHGLIAGATGTGKTVTLQGIAESFSAAGVPVFVADVKGDLSGIAMAGSPTFKHADKLESRAKELGMTDYAYADNPVIFWDLYGEQGHPIRTTISEMGPLLLARLLDLNETQEGVLQIIFRYADENGLLLLDLEDLTALLAWANENASELSGKYGNVAKPSVGSIQRQLLSFEAQGAEHFFGEPALEIGDFLKVDDQGRGYVNVLAADKLMRSPKLYATFLLWLLAELFESLPEVGDPEKPKLVFFFDEAHLLFTDAPPALLDKIEQVVRLIRSKGVGVYFVTQNPIDIPERVAGQLGNRVQHALRAFTPRDQRAIKAASETFRINPKLDVETAITELKVGEALVSTLDEDGAPTIVERTLIKPPRSRLGPVSEKERAIIQSISPVEGKYDTRVDRESAEEVLAAKAADAAATAEEVAEKGEEQVAKRERKTPSMWEKAGKSALTAASGSLASIAVAAVLGKKSGADPLRSGATAFVRNIFGSLMR, encoded by the coding sequence ATGGCGGACGGCGCAGGCGATATCTTTCTGGGACTTGGCAATGATGGATCGCGTCAGGCGCTCAACCTTGGCCGCGCCAATCGCCACGGGCTGATCGCGGGGGCGACCGGCACCGGCAAGACCGTGACCTTGCAGGGCATCGCCGAGAGCTTTTCCGCTGCCGGGGTGCCGGTGTTCGTCGCCGACGTGAAGGGCGATCTGTCGGGCATCGCGATGGCCGGCTCGCCGACCTTCAAGCATGCCGACAAGCTGGAAAGCCGCGCGAAAGAGCTCGGCATGACGGACTATGCCTATGCCGATAATCCCGTGATCTTCTGGGATCTCTACGGCGAACAGGGCCACCCGATCCGCACCACGATATCGGAAATGGGCCCGCTGCTGCTCGCGCGCCTGCTCGATCTCAACGAGACGCAGGAAGGCGTGTTGCAGATCATCTTCCGCTACGCCGACGAGAACGGCTTGCTGCTGCTCGATCTGGAAGATCTGACCGCGCTGCTCGCCTGGGCTAACGAAAATGCCTCGGAACTGTCGGGCAAGTACGGCAATGTCGCCAAGCCTTCGGTCGGCTCGATCCAGCGCCAGCTGCTCTCGTTCGAGGCGCAGGGCGCGGAGCATTTCTTCGGCGAACCGGCGCTGGAAATCGGCGATTTCCTGAAGGTGGACGATCAGGGGCGCGGCTATGTGAACGTGCTCGCCGCCGACAAGCTGATGCGCAGCCCCAAGCTCTATGCCACCTTCCTGCTGTGGCTGCTGGCGGAACTGTTTGAATCGCTGCCCGAAGTCGGCGATCCGGAGAAGCCCAAGCTGGTGTTCTTCTTTGATGAAGCGCACCTGCTGTTCACCGATGCTCCGCCGGCCTTGCTCGACAAGATCGAGCAGGTGGTACGGCTGATCCGGTCGAAGGGCGTGGGGGTCTACTTTGTCACCCAGAACCCGATCGACATTCCCGAGCGGGTCGCGGGCCAGCTTGGCAACCGGGTGCAGCACGCGCTGCGCGCCTTCACGCCGCGCGATCAGCGGGCGATCAAGGCGGCTTCGGAAACCTTCCGCATCAACCCCAAGCTCGATGTCGAGACCGCGATTACCGAGCTCAAGGTGGGCGAGGCGCTGGTTTCGACGCTGGACGAAGACGGCGCGCCGACGATTGTCGAGCGTACGCTGATCAAGCCGCCGCGTTCGCGCCTTGGGCCGGTGAGCGAGAAGGAGCGCGCGATCATCCAGTCGATCAGCCCGGTCGAGGGGAAATACGACACCCGCGTCGATCGCGAGAGCGCCGAGGAAGTGCTCGCCGCCAAGGCTGCCGATGCCGCCGCGACCGCCGAGGAAGTCGCCGAGAAGGGCGAAGAACAGGTTGCCAAGCGCGAGCGCAAGACGCCTTCGATGTGGGAGAAGGCGGGCAAGAGCGCGCTGACGGCGGCGTCCGGTTCGCTGGCCTCGATCGCGGTTGCCGCGGTGCTCGGCAAGAAGTCGGGCGCGGACCCGCTGCGG